In Limnobaculum parvum, one DNA window encodes the following:
- the yfcE gene encoding phosphodiesterase: MKLMFASDLHGSLSATQRVLERFEHSGADWLILLGDLLYHGPRNPLPDNYNPAEVALYLNQFADRIMAVRGNCDSEVDQMLLHFPIEATWQQVLLEQRRLFLTHGHHYHPDKLPALRAGDVFVYGHTHIPQAEKRENIYLLNPGSASLPKGGYPASFGMLSDGVLQVLSLHQQESIIQVSLEKRF, from the coding sequence ATGAAATTAATGTTTGCATCTGATTTACATGGTTCTTTATCAGCCACTCAACGGGTGTTAGAACGTTTTGAGCATTCTGGTGCAGACTGGCTAATTTTATTGGGAGACTTATTGTACCACGGTCCTCGCAACCCCTTGCCAGATAACTATAATCCTGCGGAAGTAGCACTGTATCTTAACCAGTTTGCTGATAGAATCATGGCTGTCCGGGGGAATTGTGATAGTGAAGTAGACCAAATGCTATTACACTTTCCAATAGAAGCGACTTGGCAGCAGGTATTACTCGAACAGCGCCGGTTATTTTTAACGCATGGGCATCATTATCATCCTGATAAGCTCCCTGCATTACGCGCTGGAGATGTGTTTGTTTATGGTCATACGCACATACCTCAGGCTGAAAAGCGTGAGAACATTTACTTATTAAATCCGGGATCGGCCAGTTTGCCTAAAGGTGGATATCCGGCTAGTTTTGGTATGCTGAGCGATGGTGTGTTACAGGTGTTAAGCTTGCATCAACAAGAGTCCATCATTCAGGTATCTTTAGAGAAAAGGTTTTAA
- the yfbV gene encoding terminus macrodomain insulation protein YfbV: MLRSSGPIRWIQIFQRGQAYMKTWPNEKRLSAVFPENRITTATRFGVRFMPPVAVFMLAWQIAMNGQLGPAVATAIFACSLPIQGLWWLGQRSISILPPPLKQWFLQLRGKLADAGQEFAPLEQEPTYQHLAELLKHAFNQLDKTFLDEL; this comes from the coding sequence ATGCTACGTTCATCAGGCCCTATCCGTTGGATTCAGATATTTCAGCGCGGGCAGGCTTATATGAAGACCTGGCCAAACGAAAAACGTTTGTCTGCGGTGTTCCCGGAAAATCGTATCACTACGGCAACGCGCTTTGGTGTTCGCTTTATGCCGCCTGTGGCAGTCTTTATGCTGGCTTGGCAAATCGCCATGAATGGCCAACTGGGGCCCGCCGTTGCTACCGCGATTTTTGCCTGTAGTTTACCGATACAGGGTCTATGGTGGTTAGGTCAGCGTTCCATTTCCATCTTACCGCCACCACTAAAGCAGTGGTTTTTACAGTTGCGTGGGAAGCTGGCAGATGCAGGGCAGGAGTTCGCGCCTTTAGAGCAAGAGCCAACGTATCAACATCTGGCAGAATTGCTTAAGCATGCTTTTAATCAATTAGATAAAACTTTTCTTGATGAGCTTTAG
- a CDS encoding glutathione binding-like protein, producing MIKFYYTPIPDGKKIAIFLEELELSYSIHPFKIGDVNYPQQTRTTLSPEERGPIIIDPKPHTGEAPLTLYGASTILVYLAEKSGHLASDGLRHHYDVLQWLFWLENELMPTLENMEYFSHHSKRIIPSAIEFYHNKTIAVYQLLDQNLTKNMYIAGDSYSIADIALYPLVDDYQKQRIDLQNYPAVNNWYQRISKRQAVIIARRIDTEWRLKSKIE from the coding sequence ATGATTAAATTTTATTACACCCCAATTCCTGATGGAAAAAAGATCGCTATCTTTCTTGAAGAGCTGGAGCTTTCTTACAGCATACATCCTTTCAAGATTGGCGATGTCAATTACCCGCAGCAAACGCGCACGACATTATCTCCAGAAGAGAGAGGCCCAATAATTATTGACCCCAAACCGCATACCGGAGAGGCTCCATTAACGCTGTATGGAGCAAGCACCATTCTGGTATATCTGGCTGAAAAGAGCGGTCATCTGGCTTCTGACGGACTTCGCCATCATTACGATGTGCTGCAATGGCTATTTTGGTTGGAAAATGAATTGATGCCAACGTTGGAGAATATGGAATATTTCAGCCATCACTCCAAGCGCATCATTCCCTCCGCTATTGAGTTTTACCATAATAAAACCATCGCCGTTTATCAATTGCTTGACCAAAATCTGACAAAAAATATGTATATTGCCGGTGACAGTTACAGCATTGCAGACATTGCCCTTTATCCTTTGGTTGATGATTATCAAAAACAGCGTATCGATTTGCAGAATTATCCCGCCGTCAATAACTGGTATCAGCGCATAAGTAAACGACAGGCCGTGATTATCGCTCGGCGAATAGATACCGAATGGCGATTAAAAAGCAAAATAGAGTAA
- a CDS encoding MFS transporter, with protein sequence MSTEINQDVTAVKATRTIRNLRWWVLVLFLTGVTVNYITRNSLGILAPELKTSLGITTEQYSWIVGAFQLAYTVFQPICGWLIDVIGLKLGFLVCAIIWSIVCMMHAGAGSWLQLAILRFMMGGAEAAATPANAKTIGEWFPKKERPVAAGWAGVGFSIGAMLAPPIIYFAHASFGWQGAFMFTGILAMLWVILWWLFYQNPEQHPNLSKEELAFIKQDNEAPAVKLPFLTALKTVSKNKRFYGIAIPAFMAEPAWAVLSFWVPLYLANERGMDLKQIAMFAWLPFLAADLGSVASGYLTKLYARWFGCSRTNSVVASSVTGAFMMLSLALVAITKDPYIAIVLISIGGFGHQIISCMLSALVVDSFDKGQMATVNGMRGSAAWIASFLFSLLIGVTADKIGFNPLFIAMGFFDLIGAIFLVSFIAERRTKRA encoded by the coding sequence ATGAGTACTGAAATAAATCAGGATGTGACCGCAGTGAAGGCCACGCGAACCATCCGCAATCTGCGTTGGTGGGTATTGGTACTGTTTCTGACGGGGGTTACCGTTAACTATATTACCCGTAACTCGCTTGGTATTTTGGCTCCGGAGTTAAAAACTAGCCTGGGTATTACCACCGAACAGTATTCATGGATTGTTGGTGCTTTTCAGTTAGCCTATACCGTGTTTCAGCCAATATGCGGCTGGTTGATTGATGTGATAGGTCTGAAGCTGGGCTTTCTAGTATGTGCAATTATTTGGTCAATTGTTTGTATGATGCATGCAGGCGCGGGAAGCTGGCTACAACTGGCTATTTTACGCTTCATGATGGGCGGTGCCGAAGCGGCAGCAACGCCCGCTAATGCCAAAACCATTGGTGAATGGTTCCCTAAAAAGGAGCGTCCGGTAGCTGCTGGTTGGGCAGGGGTAGGTTTCTCCATTGGTGCGATGTTGGCTCCACCTATTATCTATTTTGCACATGCCTCTTTTGGTTGGCAGGGTGCATTTATGTTTACCGGTATTCTGGCGATGTTGTGGGTTATTCTGTGGTGGTTGTTTTATCAAAACCCTGAGCAGCACCCGAATTTGAGCAAGGAAGAGCTGGCTTTCATCAAGCAAGATAACGAAGCACCTGCGGTGAAGTTGCCTTTCTTGACTGCACTAAAAACAGTGTCTAAAAACAAACGTTTTTACGGTATTGCTATCCCGGCGTTTATGGCTGAACCGGCCTGGGCGGTATTGAGCTTCTGGGTTCCGCTGTATCTTGCTAACGAACGGGGTATGGATTTAAAGCAGATTGCCATGTTTGCTTGGTTGCCGTTCCTGGCCGCCGATTTAGGCAGCGTAGCGAGTGGTTATCTGACAAAACTGTATGCCCGCTGGTTTGGCTGCTCGCGGACCAACTCTGTGGTGGCCAGTTCTGTTACCGGTGCATTTATGATGCTTTCTCTGGCATTGGTTGCGATTACTAAAGATCCGTATATTGCTATTGTACTGATCTCTATCGGTGGTTTTGGCCATCAGATTATCTCTTGTATGTTGAGTGCGCTGGTTGTGGACTCTTTCGATAAAGGTCAGATGGCGACGGTTAACGGTATGCGAGGTTCTGCAGCGTGGATTGCCAGCTTCCTGTTCTCATTACTTATTGGTGTTACCGCCGACAAGATAGGTTTTAACCCGCTGTTCATCGCGATGGGATTCTTTGATCTGATTGGTGCAATATTCTTGGTTTCTTTTATTGCAGAGCGCCGTACTAAACGTGCCTAA
- the purF gene encoding amidophosphoribosyltransferase gives MCGIVGIVGFTPVNQSIYDALTVLQHRGQDAAGIVTIDENNNFRLRKANGLVKDVFEMRHMQRLQGNMGIGHVRYPTAGGSSVSEAQPFYVNSPYGISLAHNGNLTNAHELKHKMFEVARRHINTSSDSEVLLNILASELDNFRHYPLTPEDIFVSVRNTHKLIRGAYACVAMIIGHGMLAFRDPNGIRPLVIGKRKLEDGRIEYMVASESVALDTLGFEFLRDVEPGEAIYVSEQGQMFTQQCADNPQSHPCLFEYVYFARPDSFIDKISVYSARVRMGKKLGEKIAREWDDLDIDVVIPIPETSCDIALEIARILDKPYRQGFVKNRYVGRTFIMPGQQARKQSVRRKLNANRAEFRDKNVLLVDDSIVRGTTSEQIVEMAREAGAKKVYLASAAPEVRFPNVYGIDMPSANELIAHGREVVEINQIIGADALIFQNLDDLVEAVREDNHDIEKFESSVFDGIYVTRDIDQNYLDYLDTLRNDGAKVDKDHHNAENLEMYNEG, from the coding sequence ATGTGCGGTATTGTCGGTATTGTTGGTTTTACACCAGTCAACCAATCCATCTATGATGCGCTCACGGTGCTTCAGCACCGTGGGCAGGATGCTGCGGGTATTGTTACCATTGATGAAAATAACAATTTTCGCTTAAGAAAAGCCAACGGCCTAGTGAAGGACGTGTTTGAGATGCGGCATATGCAGCGTCTGCAAGGTAACATGGGTATCGGGCATGTTCGTTATCCTACGGCAGGTGGGTCTAGCGTTTCTGAAGCTCAACCGTTTTACGTTAACTCCCCTTATGGTATTTCTCTGGCTCACAATGGTAATCTGACCAACGCCCATGAACTGAAGCATAAGATGTTTGAAGTGGCTCGTCGCCATATTAACACTTCCTCTGATTCTGAAGTTCTGTTGAATATTCTGGCCAGCGAGCTGGATAACTTTCGCCATTATCCGTTAACGCCTGAGGATATTTTTGTCTCGGTTCGCAATACTCATAAATTGATCCGTGGGGCTTACGCCTGTGTAGCCATGATTATCGGTCACGGTATGTTGGCGTTTCGCGATCCCAACGGTATTCGTCCGTTGGTGATTGGCAAACGGAAGCTGGAGGACGGCCGTATCGAGTATATGGTCGCTTCTGAGAGCGTAGCGCTGGATACCTTAGGATTTGAGTTCTTGCGTGACGTCGAGCCGGGAGAGGCCATCTACGTGTCGGAACAAGGGCAAATGTTTACGCAACAGTGTGCCGATAACCCGCAAAGTCATCCTTGTTTGTTCGAGTATGTATATTTCGCTCGTCCGGATTCTTTTATCGATAAGATCTCTGTCTACAGTGCCCGTGTCCGTATGGGTAAAAAACTGGGTGAGAAGATTGCCCGTGAATGGGACGATTTGGATATCGATGTGGTTATTCCTATTCCAGAAACCTCCTGTGATATCGCTCTGGAAATTGCCCGTATTCTCGATAAACCCTATCGTCAGGGTTTTGTGAAAAATCGCTATGTTGGCCGGACCTTCATTATGCCGGGCCAGCAGGCGCGTAAACAATCGGTTCGTCGTAAACTTAACGCTAACCGTGCTGAGTTCCGTGATAAGAACGTGCTGTTGGTTGATGATTCTATTGTGCGCGGTACCACGTCAGAGCAGATCGTAGAAATGGCCCGTGAAGCAGGGGCTAAAAAGGTCTATCTGGCGTCGGCTGCTCCGGAAGTGCGTTTTCCTAACGTTTACGGCATCGATATGCCAAGTGCCAATGAGTTAATTGCTCATGGTCGTGAAGTTGTTGAAATTAATCAAATCATTGGTGCGGATGCGTTAATTTTCCAGAATCTGGACGATCTTGTTGAGGCCGTTCGCGAAGATAATCATGATATCGAGAAGTTTGAGAGTTCCGTGTTCGACGGTATTTATGTCACGCGGGATATTGATCAAAACTATCTCGATTATTTGGATACCTTGCGTAATGATGGCGCTAAGGTAGACAAAGATCATCATAATGCAGAAAATTTGGAAATGTATAACGAAGGGTAG
- the ackA gene encoding acetate kinase: MSSKLVLVLNCGSSSLKFAIIDAANGEEHLSGLAECFHLPEARIKWKMDGSKHEEALGAGAAHSEALKFIVNTILAKKPELSNNLTAIGHRVVHGGEQFTQSVVINADVLKGIQAASPFAPLHNPAGLIGIDEAFKAFPSLKNKNVAVFDTAFHQTMPTESYLYALPYSLYKDHGIRRYGFHGTSHYYVSREAAKMLNKPVEELNVITCHLGNGGSVAAIRNGECVDTSMGLTPLEGLVMGTRSGDIDPAIIFHLYDVMGMSMEQINKMLNKESGLQGLTEVTSDCRYVEDNYAEKEDARRAMDVFCHRLAKYIGAYTALMDGRLDAVIFTGGIGENAAMVRELALGKLALLGFEVDHERNLAARFGKSGNIAKDGTRAALIIPTNEELVIAQDASRLTA, translated from the coding sequence ATGTCGAGTAAGCTGGTTCTGGTTCTTAACTGCGGTAGTTCTTCTCTGAAATTCGCCATCATTGATGCTGCCAATGGCGAAGAACACCTTTCTGGTTTAGCCGAGTGTTTCCACCTTCCGGAAGCTCGTATCAAATGGAAAATGGACGGAAGCAAACACGAAGAAGCCCTTGGAGCTGGTGCTGCACACAGCGAAGCTCTGAAATTCATCGTTAATACTATTCTGGCTAAAAAACCAGAGCTGTCAAACAACCTGACCGCTATCGGTCACCGTGTTGTTCACGGTGGTGAGCAATTTACTCAATCAGTTGTCATCAATGCTGATGTGCTGAAAGGTATTCAGGCTGCATCTCCATTCGCCCCACTGCATAACCCAGCTGGCTTAATCGGCATCGATGAAGCATTCAAAGCGTTCCCATCTCTTAAAAATAAAAACGTGGCCGTTTTTGATACCGCTTTCCATCAGACAATGCCGACGGAATCTTACCTATATGCTCTGCCGTATAGCCTGTATAAAGATCACGGCATCCGTCGTTATGGTTTCCACGGTACCAGCCACTACTATGTCAGCCGTGAAGCAGCAAAAATGCTGAACAAACCAGTAGAAGAATTGAACGTCATTACCTGTCATTTAGGTAACGGCGGCTCGGTTGCTGCTATTCGTAACGGTGAGTGTGTGGATACTTCTATGGGTCTGACCCCACTGGAAGGTCTGGTTATGGGTACCCGTAGCGGTGATATCGATCCTGCTATCATTTTCCATCTGTATGACGTGATGGGTATGAGCATGGAACAAATCAACAAGATGCTGAACAAAGAGTCTGGTCTGCAAGGCCTGACCGAAGTGACCAGCGACTGCCGCTATGTTGAAGATAACTATGCTGAGAAAGAAGATGCCAGACGTGCGATGGATGTATTCTGTCACCGTTTAGCAAAATATATCGGTGCTTACACTGCACTGATGGACGGTCGTTTAGATGCAGTTATCTTCACCGGTGGTATTGGTGAAAACGCTGCAATGGTTCGTGAACTGGCACTGGGTAAATTGGCTCTGTTAGGCTTTGAAGTCGACCACGAGCGTAACCTGGCAGCCCGCTTTGGTAAGTCAGGCAACATCGCAAAAGATGGCACTCGTGCAGCCCTGATCATTCCAACCAACGAAGAGTTGGTGATCGCTCAGGACGCATCTCGTCTTACCGCGTAA
- a CDS encoding UbiX family flavin prenyltransferase, whose protein sequence is MKRLIVGISGASGAIYGIRLLQVLQNCAEVETHLIVSNAARQTLAMETDYSLRDVTSLASVVHDVRDIAASVSSGSFRCHGMVILPCSMKTLSAIVNSYTDDLLSRAADVTLKERKPLVLCVRETPLHLGHLRLMTQAAEMGAVIMPPAPAFYHRPQSVQDIVDQTVNRVLDQFDIQLEQDLFERWQGSKP, encoded by the coding sequence ATGAAACGTTTGATTGTCGGTATTTCCGGTGCCAGTGGTGCGATTTATGGCATCCGCCTGTTACAGGTTCTGCAAAATTGTGCAGAAGTAGAAACCCATCTGATAGTCAGTAATGCTGCTCGTCAGACGTTAGCAATGGAAACGGATTATAGCCTGCGTGATGTCACCTCATTGGCTTCTGTGGTTCATGATGTGCGAGATATTGCCGCTTCGGTATCTTCCGGTTCGTTTCGCTGTCACGGTATGGTGATTTTGCCATGTTCGATGAAAACGCTGTCGGCTATTGTAAACAGTTACACCGATGATTTATTAAGTCGGGCCGCGGATGTGACGTTGAAAGAGCGTAAGCCGCTGGTGCTGTGCGTGCGGGAAACGCCATTACATCTGGGCCATTTGCGTTTGATGACTCAGGCGGCGGAAATGGGAGCGGTGATTATGCCTCCGGCTCCGGCGTTTTATCATCGACCTCAAAGCGTACAGGATATTGTCGATCAGACGGTGAACCGGGTGTTAGACCAGTTTGATATTCAATTGGAACAGGATTTGTTTGAGCGCTGGCAGGGTAGTAAGCCATAA
- the pta gene encoding phosphate acetyltransferase → MSRTIMLIPTGTSVGLTSVSLGVVRAMERKGVRLGVLKPVAQSRSGADVPDQTTTILRANSNAVTAEPLSMAQVESMLSTNKQDVLMETIVERYQECAKDAEVVLIEGLVPTSHHQFVNALNYEIAKTLGAEIVFVMALGNDSPAQLKERIDLARSNFGGSKNENITGVIINKLNAPVDEQGRTRPDLSEMFDDSATKPTISVVDTAQLFTNSSLPILGCIPWNLDLIATRAIDMAHHLKARIINEGQIRTRRIKNVTFCARSIPNMLLHFRPGSLLVTSADRPDVLVSACLAAMNGVEIGAVLLTGGYAIDERVHKLCEQAFETGLPVFMVDTNTWQTSLSLQSLSLEAPADDHERIEQAQNYIANHINSEWIDTLTANSEGSRRMSPPAFRYQLTELARKAGKRVVLPEGDEPRTIKAAAICADRGIAHCILLGNPEEVRRVAEAQGVELGKGVEIVDPAVVRENYVPRLVELRKSKGMTEVVAREQLQDNVVLGTMMLEQSEVDGLVSGAVHTTANTIRPPLQLIKTAPGSSLVSSVFFMLLPEQVLVYGDCAINPDPTAEQLAEIAIQSADSAAAFGVDPRVAMISYSTGNSGTGSDVDKVREATRLAQEKRPDLMIDGPLQYDAAIMEDVARSKAPNSPVAGKATVFIFPDLNTGNTTYKAVQRSADLVSIGPMLQGMRKPVNDLSRGALVDDIVYTIALTAIQAAQNEG, encoded by the coding sequence GTGTCTCGTACAATTATGTTAATTCCTACCGGCACCAGCGTCGGGTTGACTAGCGTCAGCCTCGGTGTCGTTCGCGCTATGGAGCGCAAAGGTGTCCGTTTAGGCGTACTAAAACCGGTTGCACAATCCCGCTCAGGTGCCGATGTGCCGGACCAGACAACTACTATTCTGCGTGCTAACTCCAATGCCGTAACGGCAGAACCACTGAGCATGGCTCAGGTTGAGAGCATGCTCAGTACCAATAAACAAGACGTACTGATGGAGACGATCGTTGAACGTTACCAAGAGTGCGCTAAAGATGCTGAAGTTGTTCTGATTGAAGGTTTGGTCCCTACTTCTCATCATCAATTCGTTAATGCCCTGAACTATGAAATCGCGAAGACCTTAGGTGCGGAAATCGTTTTTGTGATGGCATTAGGCAATGACTCCCCTGCCCAACTAAAAGAGCGTATTGATTTAGCGCGCTCTAACTTCGGCGGCAGCAAAAATGAGAACATCACAGGTGTTATCATCAACAAGCTGAATGCCCCGGTTGATGAACAGGGCCGTACTCGCCCAGACCTGTCAGAAATGTTTGATGATTCTGCAACCAAGCCAACGATAAGCGTAGTGGATACTGCTCAGTTATTTACCAATTCCTCTCTGCCGATTTTAGGCTGCATTCCGTGGAATCTGGATCTGATTGCGACCCGTGCGATCGATATGGCTCATCACTTGAAAGCACGTATCATCAACGAAGGTCAAATTCGTACTCGCCGTATTAAGAACGTCACTTTCTGTGCGCGTAGCATTCCTAATATGTTACTGCACTTCCGCCCTGGCTCACTGTTAGTGACCTCTGCCGACCGTCCTGACGTTCTGGTTTCTGCCTGTCTGGCAGCCATGAACGGCGTAGAAATCGGTGCGGTGTTGTTAACCGGCGGCTATGCCATTGATGAGCGCGTACACAAGCTGTGTGAACAAGCTTTTGAAACGGGCTTACCGGTATTCATGGTTGATACCAATACTTGGCAAACTTCCCTGTCGCTGCAAAGCCTCAGCTTAGAAGCCCCAGCGGATGACCATGAGCGTATTGAACAAGCTCAAAACTACATCGCTAACCATATCAACAGCGAATGGATTGATACCCTGACGGCAAATTCCGAGGGTTCACGCCGTATGTCTCCGCCAGCGTTCCGCTATCAGTTAACTGAGCTGGCGCGTAAAGCAGGCAAGCGAGTGGTTCTGCCTGAAGGTGATGAACCACGGACTATCAAAGCAGCGGCTATCTGTGCCGATCGCGGTATTGCACATTGTATTCTGCTGGGTAATCCAGAAGAAGTCAGACGCGTTGCCGAAGCTCAGGGCGTTGAACTGGGTAAAGGTGTAGAAATTGTTGACCCCGCTGTCGTGCGTGAAAACTATGTTCCACGTTTGGTTGAACTGCGTAAGAGCAAAGGCATGACCGAAGTGGTTGCCCGTGAGCAACTGCAAGATAACGTGGTACTGGGTACCATGATGCTGGAACAAAGCGAAGTTGACGGTTTGGTGTCGGGCGCGGTTCATACCACGGCTAACACGATTCGCCCACCGCTGCAGTTAATTAAAACCGCACCGGGCAGTTCTCTGGTTTCATCCGTCTTCTTTATGCTGTTACCTGAACAAGTGCTGGTATACGGTGACTGTGCCATTAACCCGGACCCAACAGCGGAACAACTGGCTGAAATCGCGATTCAGTCTGCTGACTCTGCAGCCGCTTTCGGCGTTGACCCTCGCGTTGCGATGATCTCCTACTCTACCGGTAATTCCGGTACCGGTAGTGACGTTGATAAAGTACGTGAAGCAACCCGTCTGGCGCAGGAAAAACGTCCTGATCTGATGATCGATGGCCCGTTACAGTATGACGCAGCAATTATGGAAGATGTAGCAAGATCTAAAGCGCCAAACTCGCCGGTTGCGGGTAAAGCTACCGTGTTCATCTTCCCTGACCTGAACACGGGTAACACTACCTATAAAGCCGTTCAGCGTTCAGCCGATTTGGTCTCTATCGGCCCAATGTTACAGGGTATGCGTAAGCCAGTTAACGACCTGTCTCGTGGTGCGTTAGTGGACGATATCGTATACACCATTGCATTGACAGCTATTCAGGCTGCACAAAACGAAGGTTAA
- a CDS encoding TIGR01777 family oxidoreductase, whose translation MHVLITGATGLIGRHLTKKLLLQSHTITVVSRSIEKARARFGDSVSYFNTLDNLKNLDNFDAVINLAGEPIADKRWTAVQKRRLCNSRWQLTAHLSKLFLDSHTPPAVFISGSAVGYYGDQGQSIVTEDESPHSEFTHTLCQRWEEEALRANSDRTRVCLLRTGVVLSTEGGALTKMLPIFKMGLGGPLGSGLQYMPWIHINDMVNAILFLLTTPKLEGPFNMVSPYPVHNELFTDLLASAIDRPHFFRTPACVIRLLMGESAVLVLGGQHALPKRLEEAGFHFEFSDLEKAFENLFPKD comes from the coding sequence ATGCATGTACTCATTACTGGTGCTACCGGACTTATCGGTCGTCATTTGACCAAAAAACTGCTATTGCAGTCCCACACTATTACCGTGGTTAGCCGCAGCATTGAAAAAGCCCGAGCACGGTTTGGTGATAGTGTCAGCTATTTCAATACGCTGGATAACCTAAAAAATCTCGATAACTTCGATGCGGTGATCAACCTCGCGGGTGAACCTATTGCAGATAAGCGCTGGACAGCCGTACAGAAAAGACGGCTGTGCAACAGCCGCTGGCAATTAACCGCTCATCTCAGCAAATTGTTCCTCGATAGTCATACCCCTCCGGCCGTATTTATTTCTGGATCTGCCGTTGGCTATTACGGCGATCAGGGGCAAAGCATCGTCACCGAAGACGAAAGTCCTCATTCAGAATTTACCCATACTCTCTGTCAGCGTTGGGAGGAAGAAGCACTGCGGGCAAACAGCGATCGTACTCGAGTTTGCCTGCTGCGTACCGGAGTTGTGCTATCGACGGAAGGCGGAGCACTAACCAAAATGCTACCAATATTTAAAATGGGTCTTGGTGGCCCATTAGGTTCAGGTCTGCAATATATGCCGTGGATTCATATTAATGATATGGTGAATGCCATCTTATTTTTGCTGACCACACCCAAACTGGAAGGTCCATTTAATATGGTTTCCCCCTATCCAGTACATAATGAGCTGTTTACTGACCTATTGGCCTCAGCCATCGACAGACCACACTTTTTCCGTACTCCAGCATGTGTTATCCGTTTACTCATGGGTGAATCAGCCGTATTGGTACTTGGCGGTCAACATGCATTGCCAAAACGGCTGGAAGAAGCGGGATTCCATTTTGAGTTTAGCGACCTAGAGAAGGCGTTTGAAAACTTGTTTCCGAAAGATTAA
- the yfcD gene encoding NUDIX hydrolase YfcD, which produces MEEQNQGEQIEWVDVVDENNNVMAQVTRQQMRQKNLRHRATYIVVHNGMGKILVQRRTDNKDFYPGWLDATAGGVVQQGEDMLASARREAEEELGIADVPFADHGTFYYESDNCMVWGALFSCIIHGPFALQQEEIESVYWLTLEEINQRADEFTPDSVKALNLWVTRNPEQQEIAESVEHQY; this is translated from the coding sequence ATGGAAGAACAAAACCAAGGCGAACAAATAGAATGGGTCGATGTTGTTGATGAAAATAACAATGTGATGGCTCAAGTGACCCGCCAGCAAATGCGGCAGAAGAATTTGCGTCATCGGGCAACCTATATTGTGGTTCACAACGGTATGGGGAAAATTTTGGTGCAGCGTCGTACGGACAACAAAGATTTCTATCCAGGGTGGCTTGATGCCACGGCAGGTGGCGTAGTTCAGCAAGGGGAAGACATGCTGGCTTCAGCCCGCCGCGAAGCGGAAGAGGAGTTAGGCATTGCCGATGTGCCATTTGCCGATCACGGCACCTTTTACTATGAATCGGATAACTGCATGGTTTGGGGGGCGCTGTTTAGCTGTATTATTCATGGTCCGTTTGCCTTGCAGCAAGAGGAGATTGAGAGCGTTTATTGGTTGACGCTAGAAGAGATCAATCAACGAGCCGATGAGTTCACTCCGGACTCTGTGAAGGCGTTGAATCTGTGGGTGACGCGTAATCCTGAACAGCAAGAGATTGCGGAGAGTGTAGAACATCAATATTGA
- a CDS encoding YfbU family protein gives MEMTNAQRLILSNQYKMMTMLDPDNAERYRRLQTIIERGFGLQMKELEREFGELSEETCRTIINIMEMHHALSVSFENLRDNLKDKAEIDERRINFLGFDVATEARYLSYVRFLVNTEGRYTHFDSGTHGFNSQTKMWDKYQRMLAIWQSCPRQYHLCAIEISQIINA, from the coding sequence GTGGAAATGACCAATGCCCAACGGCTAATCCTTTCAAACCAATATAAAATGATGACCATGTTAGACCCAGATAACGCAGAACGTTATCGCAGGCTACAGACCATCATTGAGCGCGGTTTCGGTTTGCAGATGAAAGAACTGGAACGCGAGTTTGGTGAATTGTCAGAAGAGACCTGCCGCACTATTATCAATATCATGGAAATGCATCACGCTTTGAGCGTCTCTTTTGAGAATCTGCGTGATAACCTGAAAGATAAAGCCGAAATTGATGAACGTCGTATTAATTTTCTTGGTTTTGATGTCGCAACGGAAGCCCGCTATCTTAGCTATGTTCGCTTCTTGGTGAATACTGAAGGCCGCTATACCCACTTCGATTCAGGAACTCATGGTTTTAACTCACAGACTAAAATGTGGGACAAATATCAGCGCATGCTGGCCATCTGGCAATCCTGTCCTCGTCAGTACCATCTATGTGCCATTGAGATTTCTCAAATCATTAATGCCTGA